CTCTTCACTACGTTCCTTACAAAAGAATCAAAACAAGATGAGCAACAACCTCTCATCACACTTGTCTGCCCAGCGACCACTCTATCATTGTGTGTACAAGTTGATGGTAGGGGCACTGTATGAACTTCACTCCTCTTGTGCTCTAGCCCGCAAGCAGCTAATATGGTATGTGTAGAACTCCTTGCTATATCCTTGAAAGTATCATGGTCTGCATTTGTAGAAATAAGCCATTTTTAAGCATTTCCATTGCATGGTTAAAAAGCGATTAATACAACATAACTGTCATGTATCTAACcaacaaataagaaatataagaATTCTCAAGCATTTCAAGCCTGCCTGAAATAAagaaatctaaataaaatgtcATGTCTGATGATGAATATTGGAAAGCCCTGATTGCATTACAGGGATTTTAACATCCCAGAACAGGAAGCTTGTTTCTCCATCAACTTCCTGTCTCCCCAGGCCCTCAACAACAGAAATGCTGAATAAGTAAAAACTACTTGGGTGACCACAAAAAAGAGAGCTTCACATACCTAATTCAATATCTTGTGACAAGCTTCCCAAGTGGTTTTTTACCATTGATTGCAATTGTTCCTTCACGTCATAGAACTGGCTTTGTTCTCTCACTTGGTATGAGGACAAAGTACCATCGGGCTCAGTGCTTGATCTGCTTCTGAACTGATGGGATTGTTCAAAACCAGGTATTGAGTTGATCCCCATGAGATCAGGCCATAAAGTCAAATTGACAGGTCTGTCAGCAGTTGTAATAGTTGGATCCTGAACTGTTTGCCTTCTCGATTGATTTGGTGTCAGATAATAAGAATCCCTATTTTGAAATGAAGAAGAGGGATGATCATTAGCCTGCAATCTCTCCTTGTTGGGTGTCTGTTCTGATGTCCCAATTTCTTGTGTCCTTAAATTTTGAAGAGCCGTTTCCCTAACTGGATCAATTTGTGAGTTTAAGAAATCACTATGCAAGCTGGCAGCTGAGATGACATCGATTCTATTAGCCACAGGATTCATATTTGCTGATGGATTCCTATTTGAAAGGAGAGTCCGTATATGACGGTGTAGATGACGTCTCCCAGAGAGAGTAGATGCCCCTGCTACAGACACTGGTGAAGCTACATGAATATCTCCAGTCAGAAATCTGGGAGACGATAGACTCCCAGATACTTGTGGGATGGTTAAACGAGGTGCAGACTCTAGATTGGGATCTAAACCTTCATCTAAATTCAAAATGGGTGATGGTCTATTAAATATGTTGTTGCTTGAATTCCATTGATCAGGCAAAGGATCTTGAGCTTGGGAACTTGTGGATCCAAGAGCAACAGGCCTGCAATCATCACAGTACCAATTGCCTTCGGGTACTTGCCGCCCCAAACCGACACAGTAGGTATGCGCAGATGAATCACAGAGATCACATAGTAGCATGAGGCCATCATCCCCGCCTTCATGGCATTCTTTACATATCACATTCTCATATGGATCAATGTAGCTCCTGATTTCTTCCTCAGTTGGTTGATAAACCTATATGAAGAAATAAACCAATCCAAACacgaaataagaaaaaataaaagaacaaagcaAGTAATAGGCACAGAGCACTAGCAAAGACAGACCTGGTCACGCATGGGGACTTCTATCACCATATTTCTCAGATCAACCCCCATTGCTGATCTTCCATTTTTAGCTATTGTGCTAAATCTTTGCTTGCACAAAGGGCAACGAGATTCTACTTTGGACCACTCCATGATGCAAGTGAAACAGAAATAGTGACTGCAGCAGTCCAATGTTCCCCTCAATCTTCTTTTGTCCTCTTCAGAAAGACAAATTCCACATACCTGCTTTCCTAACTctgatttttcttcctttacCTTCTCCTTACCTTTTCTTCCTACTGGTTTTGTCTGCTGGCATAAATCCCCATTCTCCTGAATTCTCTTCCCAACTGACGAACTTCTCAAGCTAGTCTTCAATTCTCCATACAACTGACTGGCTTCCCTcacttgctctctctcttcctcaGAAAGGGTATATTCATAATCAGATGATCCATTAGAcacaaaatccgaatctgaatTCACAGAAAATTTCCTCTTTCTCACACCTGAAGTTTTCTTGCTCTTTTCTCTCGCAACTGGGCTATCGG
This window of the Populus trichocarpa isolate Nisqually-1 chromosome 13, P.trichocarpa_v4.1, whole genome shotgun sequence genome carries:
- the LOC7481708 gene encoding uncharacterized protein LOC7481708; amino-acid sequence: MGRGEQINYKRNLKKRVRDKDKGSDDSDEDYVVENEENLSDDDSEDCQVSLDGYASEECFDSFVEEEEGGEGEEEEEFRKPVRSKKKRSSLGKGKIEGKASRKRKRVSHKDEDEEDDDDDDEEYVNGDGDEDDEEFTLDEEDDDCLDEDDELTAERKNRNVKVVKRRVPKGGSRRVTKRRRKSRVMKKPLAKKGINKRRLKRKERCEYEDEDDGDFLADSPVAREKSKKTSGVRKRKFSVNSDSDFVSNGSSDYEYTLSEEEREQVREASQLYGELKTSLRSSSVGKRIQENGDLCQQTKPVGRKGKEKVKEEKSELGKQVCGICLSEEDKRRLRGTLDCCSHYFCFTCIMEWSKVESRCPLCKQRFSTIAKNGRSAMGVDLRNMVIEVPMRDQVYQPTEEEIRSYIDPYENVICKECHEGGDDGLMLLCDLCDSSAHTYCVGLGRQVPEGNWYCDDCRPVALGSTSSQAQDPLPDQWNSSNNIFNRPSPILNLDEGLDPNLESAPRLTIPQVSGSLSSPRFLTGDIHVASPVSVAGASTLSGRRHLHRHIRTLLSNRNPSANMNPVANRIDVISAASLHSDFLNSQIDPVRETALQNLRTQEIGTSEQTPNKERLQANDHPSSSFQNRDSYYLTPNQSRRQTVQDPTITTADRPVNLTLWPDLMGINSIPGFEQSHQFRSRSSTEPDGTLSSYQVREQSQFYDVKEQLQSMVKNHLGSLSQDIELDHDTFKDIARSSTHTILAACGLEHKRSEVHTVPLPSTCTHNDRVVAGQTSVMRGCCSSCFDSFVRNVVKRIMDTRPRQWLTLGL